A single window of Rubripirellula lacrimiformis DNA harbors:
- a CDS encoding type II secretion system protein, producing MRLRPRFARGFTLVELSIVLVLVSILSATAAMMVRLPLAESQRQHGISQVRSMDALARLHARSGDKIELEFDRQDQSVRVLNLTKQETISQVLLDSNSRILSVAFGDSRASTRSTIAYDRFGVSKSFAVALGRHGSDPKWLLVLGMTGQQYIDESKEAVDAIIRRERNHSG from the coding sequence ATGAGACTGCGGCCGAGATTTGCCAGGGGCTTCACACTGGTCGAACTTTCCATCGTGCTGGTTTTGGTGTCAATCCTGTCAGCAACAGCCGCGATGATGGTCCGATTGCCATTGGCCGAATCGCAGCGTCAGCACGGGATTTCGCAGGTGCGATCGATGGATGCGTTGGCGCGATTGCATGCACGCAGTGGCGACAAAATCGAGCTGGAGTTTGATCGTCAGGATCAGTCAGTTCGTGTGCTTAATCTCACGAAGCAGGAAACGATTTCACAAGTCTTGCTGGATAGTAATTCTCGCATTTTGAGCGTGGCTTTCGGCGACTCGCGTGCCAGTACAAGGTCAACCATAGCCTACGATCGCTTTGGCGTTTCCAAATCGTTTGCGGTCGCCTTGGGGCGACATGGCAGTGATCCGAAGTGGCTGCTGGTGCTGGGAATGACCGGTCAACAGTACATCGACGAATCAAAGGAGGCCGTCGATGCGATCATCCGCCGGGAACGGAATCACTCTGGTTGA
- a CDS encoding tetratricopeptide repeat protein, which translates to MPELAEPIINEGLAYETGEHIDRAAEFYQDAYDRHPHHPVAIASLVRVRIKQDADADEIGFLLDELIMHDGRQPWVEWAKELRATKYRSQCDTCPPEVAMEVAKGTANFEFLETPRNMIDLRNELIPMQESPGIELVPTPIEDLGSPNSSILIPPVNGTPSDVDLSSDLDPNRPVRIPFETTFRAASAVETVSFELPSEWQP; encoded by the coding sequence ATGCCCGAACTGGCCGAACCGATCATCAACGAAGGCCTCGCTTACGAAACCGGCGAACACATTGATCGAGCCGCCGAATTCTATCAGGACGCGTACGACCGACATCCGCACCATCCGGTCGCAATAGCCAGCCTGGTGCGAGTTCGAATCAAGCAGGACGCTGATGCAGACGAGATCGGTTTCCTACTGGATGAGCTGATCATGCACGATGGCCGCCAGCCATGGGTCGAGTGGGCGAAGGAACTGCGGGCAACCAAGTATCGAAGCCAATGCGACACTTGCCCGCCTGAAGTTGCGATGGAGGTTGCAAAGGGGACCGCCAACTTCGAGTTTTTGGAAACCCCCAGAAATATGATCGATCTGCGGAATGAACTTATTCCGATGCAGGAATCACCTGGTATTGAGCTAGTGCCGACACCGATCGAAGACCTAGGATCGCCGAATTCAAGCATCTTGATCCCGCCGGTCAATGGAACGCCATCCGACGTAGATTTGTCATCCGATCTTGATCCCAATCGGCCCGTAAGAATTCCGTTCGAGACAACATTCCGAGCCGCTTCAGCGGTAGAAACCGTCTCGTTTGAACTCCCCAGCGAGTGGCAACCGTGA
- a CDS encoding type II secretion system protein: MRSSAGNGITLVEVIAGLALMGTLLTTVVISSSQHLRQLKAAERKRESVARLDDFLSSWSISNFSRDGVGDAVRRSGLAATGAYGTYGVDRTAGQTSAPFQVDIRKHASSDFKSGAIVRLTVSVPNDGNARTRTAWAEVLVPE, from the coding sequence ATGCGATCATCCGCCGGGAACGGAATCACTCTGGTTGAGGTCATCGCTGGGCTAGCGTTGATGGGGACCCTGCTGACGACGGTTGTAATCAGCAGTTCACAGCATCTTCGTCAGTTGAAGGCTGCCGAGCGCAAACGCGAGTCTGTCGCGCGGCTGGATGACTTCTTGTCTAGCTGGTCGATCAGCAATTTCAGCCGAGATGGTGTTGGCGACGCGGTCCGGCGTTCGGGTCTCGCTGCGACGGGGGCATATGGGACTTACGGCGTGGATCGCACAGCGGGTCAAACGTCTGCACCATTTCAGGTCGATATACGAAAACATGCGTCGTCCGATTTCAAGTCAGGTGCAATCGTACGCCTTACCGTGTCGGTACCGAATGATGGCAACGCCCGCACTCGCACAGCATGGGCGGAAGTGCTGGTGCCCGAATGA
- a CDS encoding glycosyltransferase family 39 protein has protein sequence MREHSHSIARIAGPAIVVLVGAILRLAYIAERPIWFDEAFTWKLTNDFGWSEMLTRAAGDVHPPLYYMLSRAFQGLIGDSLFSLRYPSFLFGTATIGSLIWLSKKTSMNHPIADRMPLILWPGILLALLAVHVRWSQEARMYALMVMLSVASTHCLWNFIRSDGDRRVSATGFMIASVLLIYTHNFGGIFFASQLGYLFYRLRQDAGQESCVSLRWIGLFAAIPTLAYLPWLPSLLHQIGQVRNEYWIPPLTFERVSLLFSELILSEEYNATTPLIFRVLLSLLFFASLGYAIIRGSEFDRYLVAMILGPYFIAIAISLVLTPILWPRYLLASFALYPIVLVSVLYRLVEAKAANRVMLLVALGLLVVLSRRSLDFQWRRGMQPVAASIIEHSKPSHPVVVARSYLLFETEHWLRNQTPKRRVFVLDNGEAVRFDGGLPLLRDSDVISPETLRERTERAWLIDSTAWNAPLLDSPPLGWRFTRHPAIEGWSPYSAWGRVRCWEIVREHSSK, from the coding sequence ATGCGGGAACATAGTCATAGCATTGCTCGCATAGCCGGCCCTGCGATCGTCGTCTTGGTGGGTGCAATCTTGCGATTGGCCTACATTGCTGAACGGCCGATTTGGTTCGATGAAGCATTCACGTGGAAGCTGACCAATGACTTCGGTTGGTCCGAAATGCTAACCCGGGCTGCCGGCGATGTGCACCCGCCATTGTATTACATGCTGTCGCGGGCTTTCCAGGGATTGATTGGCGACTCCTTGTTTTCTCTTCGCTACCCCTCGTTCCTGTTTGGCACCGCGACAATCGGTTCGCTGATATGGCTTTCGAAGAAGACGTCAATGAATCATCCGATTGCCGACCGGATGCCATTAATTCTGTGGCCAGGAATCCTGCTTGCTTTGTTGGCTGTTCACGTGCGTTGGTCACAGGAAGCCAGGATGTACGCATTGATGGTGATGCTGAGCGTTGCATCGACCCATTGCCTGTGGAACTTCATTCGATCCGATGGGGATCGACGAGTGAGCGCGACGGGTTTCATGATCGCTTCGGTTTTGTTGATTTACACGCACAATTTTGGAGGGATTTTCTTTGCGAGCCAGCTTGGATACCTGTTTTACCGACTCCGGCAGGACGCTGGTCAGGAAAGCTGCGTTTCACTGAGGTGGATTGGGTTGTTCGCTGCGATACCAACGCTCGCTTACTTGCCTTGGCTACCGTCATTGCTGCATCAGATCGGCCAGGTCCGCAACGAATACTGGATTCCACCGCTGACGTTTGAACGCGTATCCTTGTTGTTTTCCGAACTGATTTTGTCCGAAGAGTACAACGCGACGACGCCGTTGATTTTTCGCGTGCTGCTGTCATTGCTATTCTTCGCCTCACTAGGGTACGCCATCATCCGCGGATCAGAGTTTGATCGATACTTGGTGGCAATGATCCTCGGGCCATATTTCATCGCGATCGCTATTTCGTTGGTCCTGACGCCGATTCTATGGCCACGTTATTTGCTGGCAAGTTTTGCGCTGTACCCCATTGTTCTGGTCAGCGTTCTTTACCGTCTGGTTGAGGCGAAAGCGGCGAACAGGGTGATGCTGCTGGTTGCGTTGGGGTTGTTGGTCGTGCTTTCCCGCCGCTCGCTCGACTTCCAATGGCGGCGGGGGATGCAGCCAGTCGCTGCTTCGATCATTGAACACAGCAAGCCGAGCCATCCGGTAGTGGTTGCTCGTTCGTACCTGTTGTTTGAAACCGAACATTGGCTCCGAAATCAGACTCCAAAACGCAGGGTGTTTGTGCTGGACAATGGCGAAGCGGTTCGTTTTGACGGCGGACTTCCGCTACTGAGAGACTCGGACGTGATCAGCCCCGAAACGCTTCGCGAGCGTACCGAGCGAGCTTGGCTGATAGACTCGACAGCCTGGAATGCACCGCTACTTGACTCCCCACCGCTCGGTTGGCGTTTCACTCGCCATCCGGCGATTGAAGGCTGGAGCCCCTACTCGGCGTGGGGACGAGTTCGATGCTGGGAAATCGTTCGAGAACACTCGTCGAAGTAG
- a CDS encoding ArnT family glycosyltransferase — protein MLGNRSRTLVEVVNLTIRPSPTDPNERMMLERFRTSRLLWYRTVAVVCIAVQSIFLIWGAWRNSPTADETGHLVAGVTYCKYWDFDLYNVNPPLPKIIAALPVVLMEPAFDGSSWERSIGARPEGKLGRDFARLNKDRMRQIFFVARTAMLPFAWLGALGCYWLGRRFYGEEAGLFSLVMWCFSPTLLGHGCLVTSDVASASVLIIFICVWDYFRERPCLETAMNLGFALGVAALCKFSLIVLIPAIVIVGVVDAYSRALSTRKSCLYFVVGGVALCLLNFGYLCMGSLEPIGNYQFVSEKLVNVQSHLPHGFLVPLPHDLVEGVDLQAADFERGWHAYLMGETRKGGFATYYLWASLFKVPTTTLVLLGLALFCRWPNRRELPLLVIPLLLILIASKPPTLNIGIRYVIPLLPLAFVLMGRLTLRTPRVKSAAVALMLATVVIVCLQAPNWLGFFSLASRMAGKPELLLADSNIDWGQDLYALSDWWKEREETEPLNLAFWGPVDPELVGIRHQLPPQQRDRAVPINRSHPQMARLTAGTYVISVNFLHAFSPAEWQDKIGFAGADRPSLEYFSRLDPVEKIGTSLFVYELDQVTCDQFNKELGLIGRR, from the coding sequence ATGCTGGGAAATCGTTCGAGAACACTCGTCGAAGTAGTCAACTTAACGATCCGCCCGTCACCCACCGATCCCAACGAACGAATGATGCTCGAGAGATTTAGAACAAGTCGTCTGCTGTGGTATCGAACGGTTGCGGTCGTTTGCATCGCAGTGCAGAGCATTTTTCTGATCTGGGGTGCGTGGAGGAACTCGCCAACGGCAGACGAGACCGGCCATCTTGTCGCCGGGGTAACCTACTGCAAGTACTGGGATTTTGACCTTTACAACGTCAATCCGCCGCTACCCAAGATCATCGCCGCCTTGCCGGTCGTGTTGATGGAACCCGCATTCGATGGGTCCAGCTGGGAGCGGAGCATCGGGGCTCGCCCAGAAGGAAAGCTGGGGCGTGATTTCGCGAGACTTAACAAAGACCGAATGCGGCAAATCTTCTTCGTCGCGAGAACGGCGATGCTGCCTTTCGCTTGGCTGGGGGCCCTGGGGTGCTACTGGCTTGGCCGTCGCTTCTATGGCGAGGAGGCCGGACTTTTCTCATTGGTGATGTGGTGTTTCTCTCCAACCCTTCTTGGACACGGGTGCCTAGTGACCAGCGATGTCGCCTCGGCATCAGTGCTGATCATATTCATCTGCGTGTGGGACTACTTTCGCGAGCGTCCCTGCCTGGAGACCGCAATGAACTTAGGATTTGCACTGGGTGTCGCCGCACTGTGCAAGTTTAGCTTGATTGTACTGATCCCGGCGATTGTGATCGTGGGGGTCGTCGATGCCTATTCTCGTGCACTGTCCACGCGAAAATCCTGTCTGTATTTCGTGGTCGGCGGGGTAGCACTGTGCCTGCTAAACTTTGGCTATCTTTGCATGGGCTCACTGGAGCCAATCGGCAACTATCAATTTGTGAGTGAGAAGCTTGTAAACGTCCAGAGCCATTTACCACATGGCTTTCTGGTTCCGCTGCCCCACGATCTCGTAGAAGGCGTTGACCTCCAAGCAGCTGACTTTGAACGCGGGTGGCATGCCTATCTGATGGGCGAAACCCGAAAAGGTGGATTCGCGACGTATTATCTCTGGGCAAGTCTATTCAAAGTCCCAACAACGACGCTCGTTTTGCTGGGACTTGCGCTGTTTTGCCGTTGGCCAAATCGTCGGGAACTTCCGCTACTGGTAATTCCGCTATTGTTAATCCTGATCGCCAGCAAGCCACCAACGTTGAACATCGGCATTCGCTACGTGATTCCGCTGCTGCCGCTGGCGTTCGTTCTAATGGGCCGTCTGACTCTTCGCACGCCCCGCGTTAAGTCAGCTGCAGTCGCCCTGATGCTGGCAACCGTTGTCATCGTGTGCCTGCAAGCTCCAAATTGGCTTGGCTTTTTCAGCTTAGCGAGCCGTATGGCAGGAAAACCCGAATTGCTACTAGCAGATTCCAATATCGACTGGGGACAAGATCTGTATGCGCTGAGCGACTGGTGGAAAGAACGAGAGGAAACCGAACCATTGAACCTGGCGTTCTGGGGACCGGTGGATCCAGAACTCGTTGGGATCCGACATCAGTTACCCCCTCAACAACGGGACCGTGCGGTGCCGATCAATCGAAGCCATCCGCAGATGGCTCGGTTAACGGCTGGCACTTACGTGATCAGCGTCAATTTTCTACATGCGTTCTCCCCGGCGGAATGGCAGGACAAAATCGGCTTCGCAGGCGCAGATCGTCCATCTCTAGAGTACTTTAGTCGGTTGGATCCGGTCGAAAAAATTGGGACATCGCTGTTTGTGTACGAACTTGACCAAGTAACTTGTGACCAATTCAATAAAGAGCTGGGCTTGATCGGACGTCGATAG